In Candidatus Zixiibacteriota bacterium, the following are encoded in one genomic region:
- a CDS encoding deoxyguanosinetriphosphate triphosphohydrolase, whose protein sequence is MSFLDELKKREQQTLAPYAMKSTESRGRRFKEPLHPYRNDFQRDRERIIHSSSFRRLEYKTQVFVNYEGDHYRTRLTHTIEVAQIARSIARALGLNEDLTEGIALAHDLGHTPFGHSGEAALNRLTKEHGGFEHNRQSLRVVEHLERRYPDFPGLNLTFELREGILKHETTYDNPNYPADLFPADRGTLECQVVSAADEIAYTCHDVDDGLSAGLITADKLLELSIWRDLHDQLIKAYPDIDRTSLYRPQMVKMLVNEMITDAINASVEALRKHKPANVDEVRAIPINLVCRSEEAIDRESQLRQFLFDNMYRHYRLVRMAEKAERIIATLFNAYVGNSDQLPPSFKARLDEDDVYTIVMDYIAGMTDRYAGQEYKKLTDPFELM, encoded by the coding sequence ATGTCATTTTTAGATGAGTTGAAAAAACGCGAACAGCAAACCTTGGCTCCCTATGCGATGAAATCGACCGAATCGAGAGGACGCCGCTTTAAAGAACCTTTGCATCCATACCGAAATGATTTTCAACGCGACCGGGAACGGATTATTCATTCATCCTCATTCCGACGCTTGGAATACAAGACTCAGGTGTTTGTAAACTACGAGGGCGATCATTATCGCACCCGCCTGACACACACAATCGAGGTTGCCCAGATTGCCCGTTCGATTGCCCGCGCGCTTGGCTTAAATGAGGACCTCACTGAGGGCATAGCCTTGGCTCATGATTTAGGTCATACGCCGTTCGGTCATTCCGGCGAGGCGGCGCTAAACCGTCTGACTAAAGAGCACGGCGGCTTTGAACACAACCGTCAAAGCCTGCGCGTTGTCGAACATCTCGAAAGACGCTACCCCGATTTTCCCGGCTTAAACCTGACATTTGAACTTCGAGAGGGTATATTAAAGCATGAAACGACTTACGACAACCCGAATTATCCCGCCGATCTCTTCCCTGCCGATAGGGGAACGCTGGAATGCCAGGTTGTCAGCGCTGCCGATGAGATTGCCTACACCTGCCATGATGTCGATGATGGCTTAAGCGCGGGATTAATCACTGCGGATAAATTGCTCGAATTGAGTATCTGGAGAGACCTTCACGACCAGCTTATTAAAGCATACCCCGATATTGACAGAACATCCCTTTATCGCCCTCAGATGGTCAAGATGCTTGTGAATGAAATGATTACCGATGCGATTAACGCCAGCGTCGAAGCTTTGCGGAAACATAAGCCGGCTAATGTTGATGAGGTCAGGGCAATACCGATAAACCTTGTTTGCCGGTCGGAGGAGGCTATCGATAGAGAATCGCAATTGAGGCAGTTCTTATTTGATAACATGTATCGTCATTATCGTCTGGTGAGGATGGCGGAAAAGGCCGAGAGGATTATTGCAACCCTGTTTAACGCTTATGTCGGCAATTCCGACCAACTGCCGCCCAGCTTCAAAGCCCGTCTCGATGAGGATGATGTATACACTATTGTTATGGATTACATTGCCGGCATGACAGACCGTTACGCCGGCCAGGAATATAAAAAGCTCACCGACCCGTTCGAGCTGATGTAG